The following DNA comes from Neofelis nebulosa isolate mNeoNeb1 chromosome 3, mNeoNeb1.pri, whole genome shotgun sequence.
AATTAAcagttttaaagaaactgaatacaTTAATTCTGAGATGCACAGTTTTACATTTATCTCTAATTGGGATAATTTACAAACTATGCCTTAccgggttttttgtttgtttttgtctttttggtatataaaataatgttgcCTCTTTTAATCAACGATGActtaaattcagtaaaatattttaaaaattgaaaacctttctccccctctctccttcagtctttatttttcttaacatctttTGAGTCTTGGCAGTAGTACGTAAGAGGCTTTGAAGTTCGCTAATGTGAAGATACATGAACTAAGTTTTCTGATTGGTTTTGCTGTGAACAAGTAGGTTGACAAAATGTCCCTGCAAAACCAGTAAAAAGAATCTTCTGTTGCTCCTCAACTACAAATAAGTTTTCGTCATAGTATTAAAATGACTTCTATACATTTGCTTgacaaaatggtaatttttacagctctgaattttttaaagaagatggaTCTTTAAAGGAggtacataaaataaatgaaatgtatgCTTCTTTACAAGAGGAATTAAAGGTAAGTTCACATATCAAACACTTTTAAAGACTACTTCTAGAGTTCATATCAAATTGAAAACAAATCTTTTAGGGATAACTTGACATTTGATTAGATTCGTATTTTTCTAATGGTTTAGTTTCAGTAACAAAGACCTCAATCTCAGTGGCCTACAAAAACAAAGGTTTAGTCTCACTCACATTATATCTTGGCTGCAGCTCTGCTCCTGTTCTAAATGTCATCTTTATTCTAGGATCCACACTGAAGGAGCAGTCCTTATATGGGACATGCTCTTCTCATGACAAAGGGAAAAGAGCAAGAGCTGGTGGAAATTCACAACAGCTTTAAAACTtctgttcaggggcacctgagtagctcattcagttaagcgttcaacttcggctcaggtcatgatctcacagctcctgagttcgagtcccgcatcaggctgtgtgctgacagctcagagcctggagcctgcttcggattctgtctcttgtctctgtctttctttgcccctctcttgctcatggtgtgtgtgtgtgtgtgtgtgtgtgtgtgtgtgtgtgtgtggatgtctcaagtataagtaaacattaaaaaaaaatttttttaattaaaaaaccaaaaaaaacccttctGTTCAGAGCTTACATGACACATCCACTCACATTTCATGGGCCAGATTATATATCCCTATTTCATGGAAGTAGGCAGGGATATATAATCCTTTTACAGGATAAAAAGGGAAGCATGTATTTGAGAACAGAATAATCTACCACAGGACTAAGTTCTGTTTCATTGTATCAGTTGAGAAGTAGACTTCAGGATGGGATTAGACAAGTAAGAGATTAGGTCTGAGAAGGATAAAAGGGAGAGGAACAAGAACAGGCAGGGGGACTTACAATGCTGAGTCTGACACCTGAGAGAAGAGACAGGATGGGAGGACAACTGGGTAGAGAGAGCTTTAGACTACAgggctagaggggcgcctgggtggcttagtcggttaagcatccgacttcggctcaggtcatgatctcacggttcatgggttcaagccccacattgggctctgtgctgacagctcagagcctggagcctgtttcggattctgtgtctccctctcactctgcccctcccccactcacactctgtgtctctgtctcaaaaataaacattaaaaaaaaaaaaaaaaagaccacagggCTAGAGAGGTGGCTAAGCAAAGTTGTCCTACAGGAATGGATTTGTACTAATACCCACTGTGTTTAGTCATTGGTTAAGAGTGGCTGAGGGAAAGTGTGGCTTCAGTAGCTGACCTGAAAGTTTGGTAGCTAGGGCTGTCAGTCAACTATGCTTCCTCCAGTGGAGATCTGAGTAGTATATTCCATGGCCACCGTACTCCTCAATATAGCACACTAAGGGAGAGCACctggtggcacagttggttaagcatccaacttcagctcaggtcatgatctcgtggttcatgagtttgagtcctgcatcgggctctgtgctgatagtgtggagcctgtttcagatcctctgtctccctcttcctctgctacTCCCCcgtgtgctctcactctctctctcaaaaataaacattaaaaaaacatatacacacacacacacacacacacaccacgctAAAAGAAATAGGGTTAATACATTTTATAGTACTAATGCACACTGGTTTTTAATGTGAATGATAATACAGAATTTTAGAAAACAGACATGTCCAGAATCCCAACTTGTAACATAACTATTTTCACTTTACCATATTTTCTGGTTTTTCcctaatatatatacacatgcttTTATGTAGTTGATGATGTTGGGGACTGTCATGATTTTTATTTGATGTCACTAAGCATTTTTCATGTTGCTACATAGTCTAGTTCTTTTTAATGGCAGAATATTTCATATAGCAATATATTAGAACTCTTATGTCAAAAGTACTAACTTGGGCTAAAATAGGGGATATAGAGGTATGTTACAGGAGCTGTAGGCAGAAAGCAGCTGAACTTCGGGAAGGAATTGGAACCAGGAGCCAAAATGCTACCAGAACTTTCTTCCCTTTGTGTCTGCACATTGGTTTCTTTCATAGTACCAGTAAAACATAGTTACTTGCTActgtcagtttctttttctttttttaagattttatttttaagcaatctctatgcccagcatggggttcaaacccacaaccccagacaagagtcacacactctaccaactgagccagctaggcacccctattGTCAGTTTCTTAAGGTTGTGTTTGGAGTAAATATGCATCTCAAAATACTAcagtattttttgtttcaaagtaaatgacttaaatatttttgttttttatttctgtgtattacCATGCAGATAACAGGTGTGATAAagctgtgtgtgtataaatgggAAGTTAATACATCTGGAAAGCATTTTATAACCTATAAAGCACCATACAAGTGCTTGTTGCATTCCTtcagaaaatagcaaaataaaaaaaaaaatttataaaggctaataataatataaaatccaCAAAGGGCTTTCTGTTGTTTATGAACCTAGGCTGTAGTACACCACTTAGAATTTTATCTACgcccttattttattttgcagagtATATGCAAAAAAGTAGAACACAGTGAGCGAGCAGTAGAGAAACTACTAAAGGATGTACACAGATTGaagtgggaaattaaaaaaagaaaacaggcacaAATTCAAGTAGCACGTAAGTAAAAGGTTCACACATCACTGCcttctgtgcttttaaaaaaaaaatcctgactgAACTATGGATGAGCCCACTAAACTAACTGATGAACTTATGTACCTTaggattaaaaataattgttttattaatacTCTTAAATCCTACTTAACAAAGAACTCGGTATTATTATAGCTATACTATAttgttgatattaaaaaatacaacttaaattCTCGTTTAGAATATAGTGGCCTGTAAATTAGAATTTGGGATTATGCACACTATTTTTCTGAGTTTGGAGGATAGAAATATTCAGTTAAGCTCTTTTTGACTTAACAAATAGATCACTACAAAAGCTTTGTAAAACAAATACCGCATGTTGaactgttaattttattttgtttagggGAGACCGTCGAAAAAGACCCTCAGGAGAACATTTTTCTTTGCGAAGCTTTACGGACCTTTTTTCCAGATTGCGAATTTCTTCATTCATGTGTTATCTCTTTGAAAAATAGGCATATTTCTAAAAGTAGCTGTACTGCCAACCACCATCTTGATGTGATAGACAACCTGACCTTAATGGTAGAATACACCGACATTCCTGAAGCTAGTCCAGCTAGCAGTACACCGCAAATGATTAAACATAAAGCTTTAGATACTGATGATGGATGGCAATTCAAGAAGTCACGGCTGTTAGAGACACAAAACAAACCATCTAAAACAGATACTGATAGTAGTAATCAAGAAAAAGCATATACATTGAGCAGCCCTGAAATAGATGAAGAGATTGAAAAAATGAAGGGTTCTGGTGAATATCCACAGTCTCCTACATTTTGATCTTTTTAGGCCAAAAGGAGAGCTTTGGCTGAAGGGTAAAGCCAGACATTTATATTGTCTTTACTATGTTCAACAATTTGCAGTAATACATAAGTTctagtgcatttattttttaaagcactttattttaaaaccataacGTTTTTCTGCCCCCCaccttttgaaagattttatttttaactaatctcctACACCCAGcaaggagcttgaactcacaaccccaagatcaggagtcacacactccactgaccaagccagccaggtgccccttttacaAAACTGTTGAGGGAAAGACTTAATTTAAGTAGATGGTTCTTTTAAACTTATATAGCATACTTTAGAATTGGAAAAGAAAGACTAGCATTAGAACACAATAGAAGAAGATGTCTAAAAATATGAAgaggtatttcatttttatttaagtcaTTACAGTTTCTACTCCTTAAGTTATAAGTGgctagggttgccagataaaatgctGGAAACATGCAATATTAGggacattcattaaaaaattattcattggttacctgaaattcaaatttaattgcatgtcctatatttttatttgctaaatctggcagtTCTGATTATGGCACAACTAAAACACAGCACAAATAATCTCTTCCTAGTCTAGAGTCCTCTACACAAAATTGAGTGAATCCAGTATTTGAGTACAGGAGAAGTCTGGTAATGGTGTGTCTGAGGTCAGTAGCTGGTCAAGTAGCTAAAAACACCAGTTAAAGTGGGAACCAAAAAtggtgcatatgtgtatatatatttgtatatacatgtcTATCGCAGATTTCATTTTAACATAAAGTGGAGTTGTACATTCATTTTGTCAACCTTTTGTTGGACAAAAGGTAGGAACTTTTCTGTGAGTATACTGGTGTTCCTATATAAGTCACATCCATTACTTAACTTTTATAATTCCcagttttagtttctttataaagaatttaaagaagcTTGCAAAGCAACGTAAGTACAAAAtgctactactttttttttccatttcacagcATCCTCCTACTTCCACCCTTCTTTAGTTGTCCTAACCACACCTAActtgacaactttttttttttaaatgttttatttttgagagagaaagagtgcgtgcacatgagcggaggaggggcagagagaggaaacacagaatctgaagcaggctccaggctctgagttgtcagcacagagcctgatgtgggtcttgaattcatgaactacgagatcatgacctgagccgaagtgggacacttaactgactgcaccacccaggcaccctgacaactGTTTTTAAAGCTAGTTATCTTTATAAGTTTTTGGAAAGCATTTACTTAGTTTTCATTGCAGTAACTTTTTAATGCTCCTACTTCATCAATACAGTGACGAAACTGACACAGACTTGGGGAACAAAATAGCTGACTCTTGGCAATGTAGAACTCAACAGGTTTGAAGAATTATGGGCTTCAGTTTGATATTTGAGGATGTAAAGCTCCAGTTTAATCCAGTGAGCTGGTTAAATGGAAGTTGCCTAAGAGAGCTTTTactgtgtgttttatttcttttacataattGTGAGAAATTTCCACAAGGCCTACACATTATATGAAGCCTTCATGTTTCACTCACTGGATGAAATGCTGAACACAAACTTTGAGCATAGCTTTTCCATCTGCTACTTCCTAGTGGCAGAACAAATTCCTAGCTACtatcaaaattatcttttatctATGTTAACATGTATTAGTTACCCACGGGGTGCTAATGAAGCCCACATAACAACTGAGATGTTTTGTATAAAGAGTTTCTGTTGGGGCTGTTTAACTGGTTACCTAAGAAGCACTGTGGTGTAACAacacagggcagagggaggggaaataGGTTGGCAGTCTGAAACCTGacttaaaaataaccacaaatggggcaggtgggcagctgggtggctcagtcggttgagtttttgactcttgattttggctcaggtcacgatcccaggtttgtgggaccaagccccgtgttgggctctgcactgagcgtggagactgcttaagattcgctttccctctgcccctccccaccccactcacacacactaaaattaaaataaccacaAACATCACTAGAGCATATAGAGCATCACATAGAACATAATGACTAAATGCAGCCAACAAATGATTTGCTGGAGGTCACTGAGCACACATCACCTACTTTACCTGCATGCTGGACTGAGACAAAGGTTTCTCACCCCCTCCCATCCTTGGAATGTACACTTTGCCTACTGTTACCACATTAGGAGTGTTCCAAGGACATGGACTTGAGAAAGCTGTTAAGACCATATGGATTGTGTGTGACTAAACCCAGTTAAGACCtcaatataaacttttaagactCTTGACAGGCAGGTGCAGAGATCTGTTTTTCTGAGATCTGTCTTGTGGTCACCCAAGACCAGCTTTGTAAGTAAGTTCTCTTGCTTATTTACTACGCTGCTACTTACCAGTCTGGAGTCATCTGCCTCTTTAGTGTTTTCCTGCCCTCCATGTACCAGTCTACTAATCAACAGATAAAACAAGCTAGACTAGGACCAGCAGAACCAATAAGCAACCAACATATGCAAATGTCTTAAGACAGTAACTAAAGATTTTTCAGACTCCTTAAAAGAAACAGGCCTTCATACAAAGTTCAGTTTCCTAAAGCACTATAGAGAGGTAATGTATTTAGTTCATACTTTGGCACAATGATCCATCTTGAAGAAAGAAATGCTAAACTTCCAGTCATAGAGAAGCATGCTAAGGTCAGTACCAGCTGAATTCCCATAATTAAGTTTGATGACCCACCTTTTGGtattaaatgaaaagaaggaaaagggtcCTTCTATATCATTTTCCCCCAGTTACTCTCATCTTTTGGCAATTAGTTACTAGACCATTTGTTTATGGATCATTTTAAATTACGCtaccgggacacctgggtggctcagttggttaagtgtccgactttggcccaggtcatgatctcaccatccatgagtttgggtcttgtgtcgggctctgtgctaacaaccctgagcctggagcctgctttggattcagtgtcttcctctctctctctgcccctcccccatccatgctctgtctcttatctctcaaaagtaagtaaatgtttaaaaaaaaaaaaaaaaaagtacactacAGTTTCAAGATAGACTAGCCCAGGAATAAATGTTAGGGCCTATGACTGCACCACTAACCATTCCCACGTAACTAATGTCTCTATAAAGGGAACACCCACTGTCCTGGCCAGGCATACTTAAATATTGGTAGTTAGAAAATTTAAGCAATTTCAAGTCTACACTCTGTCACATGGAATTTGGGCATTAATAAAAGCATTCCACCTTGATGCAACCATATGCctaaaatcccatttacaagacAAAATCTGGGATTAAAGTAAAATTCCAAGTCCTCTATTCCATACTTAAAATCCCACTATGAGTTGTATATGGTATGAGCTAAGTGGGGACCAGATAAAATGACAATCCTACAGtaccaatttttaaagtttgtatgtatgtaaaatgtgatgagtattaacattttaaataatgtttctttaatgAGCAGCGgaagcactttttccttttaagatctcaattattaagaatttaaaacttaCAAGCGTTTGGCAAGATTTAGCCTATTTTCTACTCAAAGATTACTAAATCTTCTATTTTGAGTCAATATTAAAACCATACAAGCATTTATTGTAAAATACATTTACTGATGATAAGACATGTAATTTACTCCCGATACTTGATGTTACAAACTTTAGGGTCTTTGAGATATGCAGGATCCTTGTATGTAACTGGCATAAAccctgtaaaaaagaatgaaagttctTCACAAAAGATAACGAGCAAAAACTTTCGATTAGCCCAATTCAGTTTTTCAGATGCTCTTACCCATTATTTGAGCTCTCTTAATTGCTTTcgtgatttctttctgtttcttcccacaAAGACCTATGAAAGAAATGCTttcatattcataaaaaaatgtcAGCACTCAAAATGCACAACAACTATCTTAAGGAGAGGCTAGAAAACCTGTAAACAGcaaggtagtaaatattttaggctctgtgggcCATACAGTGTCCTAATTTAGTCTGATGTAGTCACAAAGTGGCTATAGACACTACGTAAAGTAagctatttacaaaaacaagtggtAGATCCAACTTGGCCTAGAGGCAATTGGCCCCAGGTTTAAATAAATAGGAATGATTATAGTATACTCCAAAACATCAATGCAATTTTCTTaagccctaatttttttttacatgtccgCCTGTAGTTAGCTCTGAGCATAAGAAGACATGTAAAATAATAGCCCTTTTGGCCTACAAAGAGGCTTTCTCAAAGTACTGTCATATCTGGACTAATAGTGATTTATAGCACAATCTGAATATCtgccatttttcttaaataacaagtagatttatctaatttttataaGTTGctataatagaaaacaaaatacctgTTATGTGCCTTCCATAAATGCATCCAGTAAATGGAGATACAAACTGGGACAAAAGCTGTTGTGAGTtttatttggagaagaaaaaaaatttatatcaaTACATTTGTTCAACCTTGattgtgtaaattaaaaaatgtatatatcacTGTCAAGTTATGTAAAGGCTTAATTTCAGgcaaaattcattaaataaaaatactatgtcCATTCTATTAATagatcatctttttatttttattttattttttttttttaatttttttttttcaacgttttttatttatttttgggacagagagagacagagcatgaacaggggaggggcagagagagagagggagacacagaatcggaaacaggctccaggctccgagccatcagcccagagcctgacgcggggctcgaactcacggaccgcgagatcgtgacctggctgaagtcggacgcttaaccgactgcgccacccaggcgcccctagatcatctttttaaatgaaaaagctaATTACCAAAATTAACATCTCTTATCCAGTGTGTCAAAAAAGTCTATACAACAGCTTAATGAGCACTTGTTTTCAGTGCTAAAGCTGTTTCCTTGACCTCCACAGATACTTTCCTAAAATACTATGCTTAGCATTAAACATTTCATCTATCATGACAGGCTATCACATTATTCTATCAGACTACAGTGAGGTCTTCAACAGGTACATCAAGCCACTTGccataattttgtgttttattaatttaaattcttctttagTACTTTTCAGGTcacaggcactgtgctggcacTATGCATAATCCTCCTGACGTGCTTTAAATTTAATGGTTTTGCTCCTAAGGCAGCTATCACTTTATGCTACTGTCAGGATACTTAACTCCAGAACCATTCTTGCCTGTGATTTGCCACTTTTAATTTGCTGAGCCCTGGACAACAAGTAAAAATACCTTTGAAGCAGTGATATTGGTAGTGTATCAGTACAGAGATCAACTTCAGCAGAGGGGCTTTTTCCAAATTGTTAACTCTACCAACTAAGAATCCCTGCATAGTAAGCTACTGGTAAGACCTTTAAGGCagaggggggggaaaaaaggaagaaaacactgAGCTGAAATAATAGATGAGGGAGAGCCAAAGGGCTCTCATTTTAATAAAAGGGATGCCTTGTACATAGAAAACCAGATTTGAAATTATGAAGTTACTACAACAGGTGCCTCTACACAAAGCCTGTTATAAAACTGACTTGATTCTCTTTAGTTATGACTAACAAGGGAgcaaaaatcctaaaatcaaGTATCATAGTGAAGTAAAACCATATCTCACCTGTACATTCTTATAATCTACACGTTTTCcacacaaaatacattttttaagaggCTCCTTATAAGGATTTTCCATTGGAATGGGCtaagataaaggaaagaaaaaaatctaatagtTTAATGtgttaatattaaaatagaattaaatctTAAGGTTACCACATTTGAATCTATCCAAAGGATTAGTTGTACCTTTCttaatatgaaaaagaataaatatgacaGCTTGGCTTGTAGAAGAAAAATCAAGGTTTCTAAAAAAGAGTCACCATTTTAAGGATTTCAGTGTGTTTATAAACGTTTTGTATGCATACTTTGGTTTGGCTGAGGAGGAATTAAATCATGGAGGATGATTCTGGGATAGAATACAATCTCTGTTTATGGCAGGATACCTTTCATGGCCCCAAACTGCTTTATATCTCAACCTTTTTGGTTTTTCTGTCCTCACTACTACCTCCAATGCTTCTGTCACAATGCCTCCCGTCTATAATCAGTACAGGCATGTCTCCAATCAAGATATTCTTATCTAGAAATGGCTTTGAAGACCTTAACCCCCTGTAGTTGTATGCAAAATTTCAAGTGAATGAAATTGTGAGCTTTTTTCTGAGAGCCCATATTTTATTAGCATCTCAGGGGAATTTATGACCTATAAAACAGCTCTAGTAATGTCCTTTACTCTCTTGAACTGTGGTGTGCATTAAATGACCAAGAAGGATGCTCAAGGGACTAGAATTCTGTTTTCCAACGCTTCAGACTCTTAATCCAATTTATATGCAGCTCACATGTAATGATTACAATCCTTCTCTACACTGTGTTAAAATGTTTTGTATGGTTTGATTAGTGTCAAATCATCTTTGCATATAGCAGGAAAAGCTATACTGGCCAAGCCCAAAGCTAGCACATGAAACCCATAAAAATACATCTACAGCTAAAAGAAACTATTGAACATCCTGGTTgtaaaactttaattttgatCACTCACTTACTAAAACACCAAACCCACTCCCCCCCAAACTCCCCCAGTAATGAATGGCACAAAGAACTGAATCTGAAATGGAGAAGAGACTTTGTCCAATTCCTCTGTTGGATATTCTGCAATTACTGCACACACCAAAACTACCTTCTTTAATTTCTAAAGCACATATATCTTTAAATTTAAGATCTAGGAAGAAAAGTATGGTCTTACACAATTGATGCTTCTTGGTAGATCTTTAGAAATTCTCTTACTTCCAAGCTCTCTTGAGTGCTGATTCACCAATGAATTCTAATTTTCAaactttgattattttcttaattgttttgtCGTCCAGCTGAACTTTATTCAAATAGCTAAAATGTAAGAATTTGCTCATATTTGCAAATGcgttaaagggaagaaaa
Coding sequences within:
- the ABRAXAS1 gene encoding BRCA1-A complex subunit Abraxas 1 isoform X1 codes for the protein MEGESTSAVLSGFVLGALAFQHLNTDSDTEGFLLGEVKGEAKNSITDSQMDDVEVIYTIDIQKYIPCYQLFSFYNSSGELNEQALKKILSSVKKAVVGWYKFRRHSDQIMTFRERLLHKNLQKHLSSRELVFLLLTPSIITESCSTHRLEHALYKPQKGLFHRIPLVVANLGMSEQLGYKTVSGSCESTGFSRAIKTHSSEFFKEDGSLKEVHKINEMYASLQEELKSICKKVEHSERAVEKLLKDVHRLKWEIKKRKQAQIQVARETVEKDPQENIFLCEALRTFFPDCEFLHSCVISLKNRHISKSSCTANHHLDVIDNLTLMVEYTDIPEASPASSTPQMIKHKALDTDDGWQFKKSRLLETQNKPSKTDTDSSNQEKAYTLSSPEIDEEIEKMKGSGEYPQSPTF
- the ABRAXAS1 gene encoding BRCA1-A complex subunit Abraxas 1 isoform X3, producing the protein MTFRERLLHKNLQKHLSSRELVFLLLTPSIITESCSTHRLEHALYKPQKGLFHRIPLVVANLGMSEQLGYKTVSGSCESTGFSRAIKTHSSEFFKEDGSLKEVHKINEMYASLQEELKSICKKVEHSERAVEKLLKDVHRLKWEIKKRKQAQIQVARETVEKDPQENIFLCEALRTFFPDCEFLHSCVISLKNRHISKSSCTANHHLDVIDNLTLMVEYTDIPEASPASSTPQMIKHKALDTDDGWQFKKSRLLETQNKPSKTDTDSSNQEKAYTLSSPEIDEEIEKMKGSGEYPQSPTF
- the ABRAXAS1 gene encoding BRCA1-A complex subunit Abraxas 1 isoform X2, which produces MDDVEVIYTIDIQKYIPCYQLFSFYNSSGELNEQALKKILSSVKKAVVGWYKFRRHSDQIMTFRERLLHKNLQKHLSSRELVFLLLTPSIITESCSTHRLEHALYKPQKGLFHRIPLVVANLGMSEQLGYKTVSGSCESTGFSRAIKTHSSEFFKEDGSLKEVHKINEMYASLQEELKSICKKVEHSERAVEKLLKDVHRLKWEIKKRKQAQIQVARETVEKDPQENIFLCEALRTFFPDCEFLHSCVISLKNRHISKSSCTANHHLDVIDNLTLMVEYTDIPEASPASSTPQMIKHKALDTDDGWQFKKSRLLETQNKPSKTDTDSSNQEKAYTLSSPEIDEEIEKMKGSGEYPQSPTF
- the MRPS18C gene encoding small ribosomal subunit protein bS18m isoform X1, encoding MAALVAVCSDLGRKKLAYFIKPALCLRDPKTHAVLWRSCSQYTQVASNEDLPIPMENPYKEPLKKCILCGKRVDYKNVQLLSQFVSPFTGCIYGRHITGLCGKKQKEITKAIKRAQIMGFMPVTYKDPAYLKDPKVCNIKYRE
- the MRPS18C gene encoding small ribosomal subunit protein bS18m isoform X2, which codes for MAALVAVCSDLGRKKLAYFIKPALCLRDPKTHAVLWRSCSQYTQVASNEDLLLSQFVSPFTGCIYGRHITGLCGKKQKEITKAIKRAQIMGFMPVTYKDPAYLKDPKVCNIKYRE